The Buttiauxella selenatireducens genome has a window encoding:
- a CDS encoding esterase-like activity of phytase family protein — translation MKLKPFALLLTALLPLASQAAEPHVDRYVVTFPQGDHVEYQGAYAANFPDGLPVGVGSGLQFVGKEGETLVFATVTDRGPNADSPKSGKKESKIFANPKYVPLMMTLRVADGKALATEAHALHDENGPISGLPLPEGLIGATNEIALSDTLQQLSGDKRGLDTEGITPDGNGGYWLCDEYGPFIINIDRNGKILKKYGPQAEQGEQGVAGGLPNILKWRQANRGFEGITRMPDGRIIAAVQSTLDIDGKSKNSAQFTRLVSFNPQTGKTEMYGYPIDVDAYKKAKDAKIGDIVALDDNRLLIIEQGGDKNKVMRNLVYVVDLRQASDLSAFDKEKAPEFDDAAQLAARGIKLAEKKEIVDLRKLGWQQEKAEGMTLIDNQTIAIINDNDFGLQAVLENPDAGDTKADDYEVDGKGHLTRDGKEVATKIALKPLEKPESQNELWVIKLPEALK, via the coding sequence ATGAAATTAAAACCTTTTGCGTTATTACTGACCGCTTTGTTACCTCTGGCTAGTCAGGCAGCGGAGCCACACGTTGACCGTTACGTTGTCACATTCCCGCAGGGTGACCATGTTGAATATCAGGGGGCCTATGCCGCGAATTTCCCGGATGGATTGCCGGTTGGTGTGGGATCAGGCTTACAGTTTGTGGGTAAAGAAGGGGAAACGCTGGTTTTCGCCACCGTGACCGATCGCGGCCCGAATGCGGATTCGCCAAAATCAGGCAAAAAAGAGTCGAAAATTTTTGCCAACCCGAAATATGTCCCATTGATGATGACCCTGCGTGTGGCCGATGGCAAAGCACTGGCCACAGAAGCCCACGCGCTGCATGACGAAAACGGCCCTATCAGCGGTTTGCCTCTGCCAGAAGGGTTGATTGGCGCGACGAATGAAATCGCGTTGAGCGATACCTTGCAGCAATTATCAGGCGACAAACGCGGGCTGGACACCGAAGGTATTACGCCAGACGGCAACGGCGGCTACTGGCTGTGCGATGAATACGGCCCATTCATCATCAATATCGACCGCAACGGGAAAATCCTCAAAAAGTACGGCCCGCAGGCAGAACAAGGCGAGCAGGGTGTTGCGGGCGGTTTGCCGAACATTCTCAAATGGCGCCAGGCCAACCGGGGTTTTGAAGGTATTACGCGGATGCCGGATGGGCGCATTATTGCGGCGGTACAAAGCACGCTGGATATCGACGGTAAAAGTAAAAACAGTGCGCAGTTTACTCGCCTGGTGAGCTTCAACCCGCAAACGGGTAAAACCGAGATGTATGGCTACCCGATTGATGTCGATGCCTACAAGAAGGCCAAAGACGCCAAAATTGGTGACATTGTTGCGCTGGACGATAACCGCCTGCTGATCATCGAACAGGGCGGCGATAAAAATAAAGTGATGCGTAATCTGGTTTATGTGGTCGATCTTCGCCAGGCAAGTGACCTGAGTGCCTTCGATAAAGAAAAAGCGCCTGAATTTGATGACGCGGCGCAATTGGCGGCGCGCGGCATCAAACTGGCAGAGAAAAAAGAGATTGTTGATCTGCGCAAACTCGGCTGGCAGCAAGAGAAAGCCGAAGGTATGACACTGATTGATAACCAAACGATCGCCATCATTAATGACAACGACTTCGGCCTGCAAGCGGTGCTAGAAAACCCGGATGCCGGGGATACAAAAGCCGACGATTATGAAGTGGATGGCAAAGGTCATTTGACGCGTGACGGTAAAGAAGTCGCGACTAAAATCGCCTTAAAACCACTGGAGAAACCCGAATCGCAAAACGAGCTGTGGGTGATTAAGTTGCCGGAAGCGTTGAAGTAG
- a CDS encoding methyl-accepting chemotaxis protein, with product MSVRRFSILVFSTLLIIFLVSTASNIWSLTRSNQSLDNVNREINVVLSVIDPINHSRTMRVRAIEALEEREQGLNEQGQQALEGAQVVLGKANSAFQAYLDAPKQPGEQALSDAYQSAFVNYREQGLQPLLDAVKSNDVTRARTLMTSTLPQLDRAFEITLDKLLTFRQQHAQQLNQDAQDSFKQSLMSIAIFALIFAVILGAVYWLLKKRVLNELDKAKSHCTEIANGLLHTPIVATAKDEIGAMMRELEQMRVSLANIIGQVRESSQTVAYASEEIAAGNTDLSARTEEQASSLGETAASMEQLTVTVKLTSDHSHQANKLASGMLVAANDGNEIVSEVIDSMRNIESSSSKIDNIISIIEDIAFQTNILALNAAVEAARAGEQGRGFAVVASEVRNLAQRSSVAAKEIKELIELSGEQVNIGSNLVNRAGESMQRISNAIKQVTSLMEEIAVSTGEQSRGIEQINQAVVQMDVVTQQNAALVEQASAAAMSLKEQSQALNETVAVFKLA from the coding sequence ATGTCAGTCAGACGTTTTTCGATTCTGGTTTTCAGCACATTGCTGATTATTTTCCTGGTCAGCACCGCATCAAACATCTGGTCATTAACCCGCAGCAATCAATCTCTGGATAACGTCAACCGTGAGATCAACGTGGTGTTATCGGTGATCGACCCGATTAACCACAGTCGCACCATGCGTGTTCGCGCAATAGAGGCGTTAGAGGAGCGTGAGCAAGGGTTGAACGAACAAGGACAACAGGCGCTGGAAGGCGCGCAGGTCGTGCTGGGTAAGGCTAACTCTGCGTTTCAGGCTTACCTTGATGCACCGAAACAACCGGGCGAACAGGCGCTGAGCGATGCGTATCAGAGTGCGTTTGTGAACTATCGTGAACAAGGTTTGCAACCTTTGCTGGATGCCGTCAAATCCAACGATGTCACGCGTGCTCGCACGCTGATGACATCCACCCTGCCACAACTGGATCGGGCGTTTGAGATAACGCTGGATAAGCTGCTGACGTTTCGTCAGCAACACGCGCAGCAACTGAACCAGGATGCGCAAGACAGCTTCAAACAAAGCCTGATGAGCATCGCGATTTTTGCGCTGATCTTCGCCGTCATTCTTGGCGCAGTTTACTGGCTGCTGAAAAAACGGGTGCTGAACGAGCTGGATAAAGCGAAATCCCATTGCACGGAAATCGCCAACGGCTTGCTGCATACACCGATTGTCGCCACCGCCAAAGATGAAATTGGCGCGATGATGCGCGAGCTTGAGCAAATGCGTGTTTCTCTGGCCAATATTATCGGCCAGGTGCGCGAGTCGAGCCAGACCGTAGCTTACGCTTCTGAAGAGATCGCCGCCGGGAACACCGATCTCTCCGCCCGTACCGAAGAACAGGCATCATCGTTGGGCGAAACCGCCGCCAGTATGGAACAGCTTACTGTTACGGTAAAACTGACTTCTGACCACTCTCACCAGGCAAATAAACTGGCGAGCGGCATGTTAGTTGCGGCCAATGACGGTAATGAAATCGTCAGTGAAGTTATTGATTCAATGCGTAATATTGAATCGAGCTCCAGCAAGATCGATAACATCATTAGCATCATCGAAGACATCGCTTTCCAGACCAATATTCTGGCGTTGAATGCGGCGGTAGAAGCCGCACGTGCTGGCGAACAAGGGCGTGGATTTGCCGTCGTCGCAAGCGAAGTGCGCAATCTGGCGCAACGTTCGTCGGTGGCCGCGAAGGAGATCAAAGAGTTGATTGAGCTTTCTGGCGAGCAGGTCAACATTGGCAGCAATCTGGTTAACCGCGCGGGCGAAAGCATGCAGCGTATTTCGAATGCGATTAAGCAAGTGACCAGTTTGATGGAAGAGATTGCGGTGTCTACCGGTGAGCAAAGCCGTGGTATCGAGCAAATCAACCAGGCCGTGGTGCAAATGGATGTGGTGACACAGCAGAACGCCGCGTTGGTAGAACAAGCTTCCGCGGCGGCCATGTCGCTCAAAGAGCAGTCACAGGCGCTTAATGAAACCGTGGCGGTGTTTAAGCTCGCGTAA
- a CDS encoding cobalamin-independent methionine synthase II family protein — protein sequence MPQSLSHRAPFRADIVGSFLRPATIKNARQAFASGEIDAVQLRKVEDDAIRASVEQQCACGLHVVTDGEFRRAWWHFDFFDGLQGVERYESEQGIQFNGVQTKAHSVRVVGKLGFGEHPMLDDFRYLKSISGNAVPKMTIPSPSVLHFRGGRNAIDSTVYPDLKAYFDDLATTWRDAIQAFYAAGCRYLQLDDTVWAYLCSDAQRKEIRERGDDPDQLAQIYAQVLNKALEGKPDDLKVGLHVCRGNFRSTWISEGGYEPVAEVLFGTVNVDAFFLEYDNDRSGDFAPLRFVRPGHQQVVLGLITTKNGELENPQLIQARIQEAAKFVDINQICLSPQCGFASTEEGNSLTPEQQWDKVRLVTELAAKVW from the coding sequence ATGCCACAGTCTTTATCCCATCGCGCGCCATTCCGTGCCGACATCGTCGGTAGTTTTTTACGTCCTGCCACCATTAAAAATGCCCGCCAGGCATTTGCCTCGGGTGAAATAGACGCCGTTCAGTTGCGAAAAGTAGAAGATGACGCCATCCGCGCATCGGTTGAACAACAATGCGCTTGCGGCCTGCACGTGGTGACGGATGGCGAGTTTCGCCGTGCCTGGTGGCATTTTGACTTTTTTGATGGTCTGCAAGGGGTGGAACGCTACGAGTCAGAACAGGGCATTCAATTCAACGGTGTGCAAACCAAAGCGCATAGCGTACGGGTTGTGGGCAAACTGGGTTTTGGTGAACACCCTATGCTGGACGATTTCCGCTATCTGAAAAGTATCAGCGGCAACGCCGTGCCGAAAATGACCATTCCTAGCCCGAGTGTGTTGCACTTCCGTGGTGGCCGTAATGCTATCGACAGTACGGTATATCCTGATTTAAAGGCGTATTTTGACGATCTCGCTACCACCTGGCGCGATGCGATTCAGGCGTTTTACGCAGCGGGCTGCCGTTATCTGCAACTTGATGACACCGTGTGGGCCTATTTATGTTCGGACGCCCAGCGTAAAGAGATCCGCGAACGTGGTGATGACCCGGACCAACTCGCACAAATCTATGCGCAAGTGCTGAATAAAGCGCTGGAAGGCAAACCGGATGATTTGAAAGTCGGCCTGCATGTTTGCCGCGGCAATTTCCGCTCGACGTGGATTTCAGAAGGGGGATATGAGCCGGTGGCTGAAGTGCTGTTTGGTACGGTCAACGTCGATGCCTTTTTCCTTGAATATGACAACGATCGCTCCGGTGATTTTGCACCCTTGCGCTTTGTGCGTCCGGGCCATCAGCAGGTGGTTTTAGGCCTGATCACCACTAAAAATGGCGAACTGGAAAATCCGCAGCTGATTCAGGCGCGCATTCAAGAAGCCGCGAAATTTGTCGATATCAACCAAATCTGCCTGAGCCCACAGTGTGGTTTTGCTTCAACAGAAGAGGGCAATAGCCTGACACCGGAACAGCAATGGGACAAAGTGCGTCTGGTGACGGAGCTGGCGGCGAAAGTCTGGTAA
- a CDS encoding bestrophin family protein, protein MIVRPQQHWLIRLFVWHGSVLQKIYSRLLLNVALSISVIFFLPWYETLGIKLTIAPFSILGVAIAIFLGFRNSVCYARFNEARTLWGQLAITQRSLLRETKSLLGSNESQITAFVSLQIAFCHALRLTLRKRPVDETLKKYLSSDDLQWVSQSHGPCNRILLLMGDWLADKRKQGLISDVVWSSLNHHLNDLSTVAGGCERIAGTPIPFAYTLILHRTVYLFCIMLPFALVTDLHYMTPFLSVFISYTFISLDTLAEELEEPFGTEDNDLPLDAICNTIERDLHDMDESEQLPEKLRPNRHYKLS, encoded by the coding sequence ATGATTGTTCGTCCGCAGCAACACTGGTTAATCCGCTTATTTGTCTGGCATGGTTCGGTTCTACAAAAAATCTATTCACGCCTGCTGTTGAATGTCGCGCTCTCGATTAGCGTGATTTTCTTTCTACCGTGGTATGAAACGCTCGGCATAAAACTCACCATCGCCCCCTTCAGTATTCTTGGTGTCGCAATAGCGATATTTTTGGGTTTCAGAAACAGCGTCTGCTACGCCCGTTTTAACGAGGCCCGTACGCTGTGGGGGCAACTGGCGATCACGCAGCGTTCGTTATTACGCGAGACAAAAAGTCTGCTGGGCAGCAATGAAAGCCAGATAACGGCTTTTGTGAGTTTGCAGATTGCGTTTTGCCATGCGCTACGCCTGACATTACGAAAGCGCCCGGTAGATGAGACGCTGAAGAAATACCTGTCCAGCGATGACTTACAGTGGGTGAGTCAAAGCCATGGACCATGCAATCGTATATTGCTGCTGATGGGGGACTGGTTAGCCGATAAGCGCAAACAGGGCCTGATTTCCGACGTCGTGTGGAGCAGCCTGAATCATCATCTTAACGATCTTTCGACGGTTGCCGGAGGCTGTGAGCGCATTGCCGGTACGCCAATACCGTTCGCCTACACGCTTATTCTGCATCGTACCGTCTATCTGTTTTGTATCATGCTGCCCTTTGCGCTGGTGACCGACCTGCACTACATGACGCCATTCTTGTCGGTGTTTATTTCGTATACCTTTATTTCGCTCGACACTCTGGCAGAAGAGCTGGAGGAGCCGTTTGGCACAGAAGACAATGACCTGCCGCTGGATGCCATTTGCAACACCATTGAGCGGGATTTACACGATATGGATGAGAGCGAGCAATTACCCGAGAAGTTGCGCCCGAACCGCCATTATAAACTCAGTTAA
- a CDS encoding DUF1993 domain-containing protein, producing the protein MSIYSETNAQFILGLSNLSAILEKAAVWAKENNKSEESLLQAALASDMYPLVRQVQITTDMAKRAVARLADIEAPVMEDTETTIAQLQARIAATVEFMKGITDAQLDGDDERPIVVMAREHELRFTARNYVYKFATPNFYFHFTTAYDILRQAGVALGKRDFVGPIF; encoded by the coding sequence ATGTCGATTTATAGCGAAACCAATGCGCAGTTCATCCTCGGTTTGAGCAACCTGTCCGCCATTCTTGAAAAAGCGGCTGTTTGGGCGAAAGAGAACAACAAATCTGAAGAAAGCCTGTTGCAGGCAGCACTTGCGTCAGACATGTACCCGCTGGTGCGTCAGGTACAAATCACCACGGATATGGCAAAACGTGCCGTTGCGCGCCTGGCCGACATTGAAGCGCCGGTAATGGAAGATACTGAAACGACGATCGCGCAGCTTCAGGCTCGCATTGCCGCAACGGTTGAGTTCATGAAAGGCATAACCGATGCGCAACTCGATGGCGACGACGAGCGCCCAATCGTGGTGATGGCACGCGAGCATGAACTGCGTTTCACCGCTCGCAACTATGTGTATAAATTTGCCACGCCGAACTTCTATTTCCACTTCACCACGGCTTACGACATTCTGCGTCAGGCAGGCGTGGCACTCGGTAAGCGTGATTTTGTCGGCCCGATCTTCTAA
- a CDS encoding rhodanese-like domain-containing protein, giving the protein MSYVTDFPAASPEIAAAHFFQRLCLETDCDDVHSAMKEEDMDFVLLHVVGSPEAFARRHIPGALHLRHRDMSAERMSEWPADTLFVVYCAGPHCNGADRAALKLARLGRPVKIMIGGMTGWADEGFSFA; this is encoded by the coding sequence ATGAGTTACGTTACTGATTTTCCCGCTGCAAGTCCTGAAATCGCCGCTGCTCATTTCTTCCAGCGTCTGTGCCTCGAAACAGATTGCGATGATGTTCACAGTGCGATGAAAGAAGAAGACATGGATTTTGTCCTGCTGCATGTCGTGGGCTCACCGGAAGCCTTTGCCCGTCGCCATATTCCAGGAGCGCTGCATTTACGCCATCGGGATATGTCTGCTGAGCGCATGAGTGAATGGCCTGCGGATACGTTATTTGTGGTTTACTGCGCCGGGCCACATTGCAACGGTGCCGACCGCGCAGCGTTAAAACTGGCGCGTTTGGGGCGTCCGGTGAAAATAATGATTGGCGGAATGACGGGTTGGGCTGATGAGGGATTTAGCTTTGCCTGA
- the ftrA gene encoding transcriptional regulator FtrA gives MQNPLVVALAYDGLCTFEFGVVVEVFGLPRPEMGENWYRFAVAGIEPGELKATGGIRLAVDGGLSLLAQAGTIIVPGWRGADEPVPEELCEALRAAHLRGARVMSICSGVFVLAAAGLLNGLQASTHWRYTEKLQQRYPEIQVMPDVLYIDNGSVLTSAGSAAGIDLSLHLVRRDYGQLAANSVARRLVVPPHRVGGQAQFIEQPVPVAYESQRLSPLFDYLQSHLADEHTVESLAAFTGMSPRTFLRRFSATTGTTPSRWLLNMRLTRCRDLLESSTLSIDEIAERVGFGSTATLRHHFRAKLSTTPVAYRKTFTSGNEKMITSR, from the coding sequence ATGCAAAACCCTCTTGTTGTCGCACTGGCTTATGACGGCCTGTGCACCTTTGAATTTGGTGTGGTTGTGGAAGTCTTTGGCCTGCCACGCCCGGAAATGGGCGAAAACTGGTATCGATTTGCGGTCGCAGGAATCGAGCCCGGAGAACTTAAAGCGACCGGCGGGATCCGGTTGGCGGTGGACGGCGGTCTGTCTTTACTGGCACAAGCCGGAACGATTATCGTACCTGGCTGGCGCGGAGCCGATGAACCCGTTCCCGAGGAATTATGCGAGGCACTACGCGCGGCACATTTGCGCGGTGCGCGAGTGATGTCGATTTGCTCCGGCGTGTTTGTGCTGGCCGCCGCTGGCTTGCTTAACGGTTTACAGGCTTCAACCCATTGGCGTTATACCGAAAAACTGCAACAGCGCTACCCTGAAATTCAGGTGATGCCGGATGTGTTGTATATCGATAACGGTTCGGTGCTGACCTCCGCAGGCAGTGCGGCGGGTATTGATTTAAGTCTGCATCTGGTACGGCGAGATTACGGCCAGTTGGCCGCCAATAGCGTGGCTCGCAGGCTGGTTGTGCCGCCGCATCGCGTCGGCGGCCAGGCGCAGTTTATCGAACAACCGGTGCCAGTCGCTTATGAAAGCCAGCGCCTCAGCCCGCTGTTTGATTATCTGCAAAGCCATCTTGCCGATGAGCATACCGTTGAGTCGCTGGCGGCTTTTACCGGCATGAGCCCGAGAACGTTTTTACGCCGTTTTTCCGCGACAACCGGCACTACGCCTTCACGTTGGTTGCTCAATATGCGGCTGACACGCTGCCGTGATTTACTGGAAAGCAGCACGCTGTCAATTGACGAAATTGCCGAACGTGTTGGTTTTGGGAGTACCGCCACATTGCGCCACCATTTCCGCGCTAAGTTATCAACAACGCCTGTTGCCTACCGTAAGACATTTACTTCAGGTAACGAAAAAATGATTACCTCACGCTAA
- a CDS encoding RcnB family protein, whose product MRKLNVLFFSAALMAGTLPMAFTANAENAPGASPAGQTSSFEITEFHADYKPFKIGDIVPDLYRTKPYQIDAWQIRHLPAPEAGSHWTYMGGNYVLITDAEGKILRAMNGDIFYGH is encoded by the coding sequence ATGCGTAAATTGAATGTGTTGTTTTTTTCCGCGGCCCTGATGGCCGGTACTTTGCCAATGGCGTTCACAGCCAACGCCGAAAATGCGCCAGGCGCATCCCCTGCTGGGCAAACTTCTTCTTTTGAAATCACAGAGTTCCATGCAGATTACAAGCCATTCAAAATTGGCGACATCGTGCCGGATTTATACCGCACCAAGCCTTATCAGATTGATGCCTGGCAAATCAGACACCTGCCAGCGCCAGAGGCCGGGAGCCACTGGACATATATGGGCGGGAACTATGTGTTGATTACTGACGCAGAAGGGAAAATTTTACGCGCCATGAATGGCGATATTTTCTACGGGCACTAA